In the Desulfitobacterium hafniense DCB-2 genome, CACCGCCGTGGCCAATCCCTTGGTGAACTCTTATAAACGCTTGACCCCGGGTTATGAAGCACCGGTCCATATTGCCTGGTCACCGATGAACCGCAGTCCGCTGCTGCGGGTGCCGTCCCCCAGGGGAGCAGGAACCCGCCTTGAACTGCGCAGCCCGGACCCCAGCTGCAATCCCTACCTGACTTTGGCCCTGCTTCTGGAAGCCGGTCTGGATGGGCTCCAACGGGAAATGAAGGTGCCTGAGCCTGTTAATGAAAACATTTATAATCTCACTCCCGAACAGGAAAAGGCCCTGAGCCTGGAGCGCTTACCCTCTAATCTGCTGCTGGCTCTTGAAGAGATGGAAAAGGATCCTTTGATTCAAGCTACTTTAGGCAGGCATATCTTTACCAAGTATATCGCGGCCAAAGCCAGAGAGTGGAAAGCTTATGACGAGATGGTCCATCAATGGGAGATTGACAGCTATCTCAAAATCTATTGAACAGGGAGCCCTGCACAAAGGGGGGATAAGCAATGAGCGCAGGGAATGTCCTCATCGTCTGTGGAAAATCTGAAGTAGCGGGCAGTATGGAAAGCACACTTATCAAAGAAGGGTATCATCCGGTAAACTGCGCTCATTCAGCCAATGAGGCGCGGCGGCAGTTTTTTATCGTTCAGCCGGATTTAATCATCGTCAGTACCCCTCTTCCTGATGAACAAGGGATTGACTTTGTTTTTGATGCCTATGAGAAAACTTCGGCCGGAATTATTGTGATGGCACGGCCGGAGCAGGTGTCCCATATGCAGGATGCCCTGGAATCCACAGGAGCTATGATTCTGCCGAAACCACTCAATCGCCTTACTTTGATTCAAAGTGCCCGCTTTGCTTTGTCCGTAAGAAGCTCCCTGGATCAATTAAGAAGTGAGCGGGATAACCTCAAGAAGCGCATGGATGAGCGTAAGCTCATCGAACAAGCGAAATGGCTGCTGGTAGAAAAATTAAACATGAGTGAACCGGAGGCCTTCCGCTATATCCAGAAAAAAGCGATGGATTTGCGCCTTCCCCAACTCCAGATAGCTGAAGATATAATTAACGAGCATGCTTAAAAGGAGAAACCCGCGTCATCAACGATGGTTTCTCCTTTTATACCGTAATCTGGCAGCTTTGCTTCTATAGTGCTGTTTCTTACTGCTGAGCAGCAGTGGATTGGACAAATTCTTTAAGAGCCCGCTCAGCGATGGGGCGGGCAATCATGGTCCAGGGTCCATTGATACAGCCGCCCTCACAAGCCATGCATTCCAGAAAACCCTTGTCCCCGTTCTTGACATGGGTTTCCAAGGCTTTTAGGCTGTTCTGAATTCCTTCAGTTTGATAGGTGGGGGGAGAATCCTGGCCCAGATAGGCAGTGAGTGCTGCAGCTACTCCACCTGCTTTGGCGAACCCCCGGGCATAAGAGCTGGGTCCGGCCAGGGTTTGCTCGGATTCTTCGGCAGGATTGATCCCTGCATAGTCAAGCCAGACCATCAATTCTTCAAAAGTAAGCACAAAATCCACTTTCGTTTCAGGCCGTTTGCCTTCTTCTTTTTTGGCCACACAGGGTCCGATAAAGGCGATCTTTGCTTCAGGATCTTTTTCCTTAAGGATATGAGCCACCTGGGCCATCGGGGAAAGCGTACTGGAAATGTGGTGGAATAAATCAGGTTTTTCTTTGATAACGGCACTGACATAGGCCGGGCAGCAGGAACTGGTCATGAATTCTTCGCCATGGGCCAGGCGTTCATCATATTCCCGGGCTTCCAGTTCGATGGTCCGATCGGCTCCCAGAGCAGCTTCCAGAACATCCTGGAAACCCAGCTTGAGAAGGGCCGACTTCACCTGTCCTGGTGAAACTTTTCTTCCGAATTGTCCTACAAAGGCCGGTGCGATGACGGCATAGATCTTATGCTCGGGGTTACGGACTGCCTCAAAAAGATGGATAAGCTGGGAGGATTCGGCCACGGCTCCGAAAGGGCAGCTGATGATGCACTTGCCGCAGCTGGTACAGTGAGCTTCGGCAATACTGGCAATCCGATCCTCCCGGACCGAGATGGCTTTGGTCGGGCAGCTGTCTTCACAGGGCCGCCGATACTCGATGATGGCATGATAGGGGCAATTCCGGGCGCAAAGGCCGCATTCGACGCAGCGGGTCTGGTCAATAAAGGCTTTATTGTTAATAAAGAGAATTGCTTTTTTAGGACAGTTGGTGAAACAGAAATGACCAACACAATTCTGGCAGTGGTCGGTTACACTATAGCGATGCATTTCGCATCCGTTGCAGCCTTCCTTAAGAACACGCACTATCGGACCTTCATCCGGTTCAAGAACAGCTTTTAAACGCTCCTCGATAACAGCCCGCTCTTTATGAATACAGCAACGGTAACGGGGCGTTCCGTCGGGAATGATCTGACGAGCCAAGGTGGCGCGATCCTTGCGGTTCTGGTCATGACTGACCCAGTCCAGGGCAGATTTTAAGACTTGGCGGCGAATTTTCATAATTTCCGATTGGGCCATAGACGACTTCCTCCTCATCGGTTAAGTTATTTACTCGAAGTGTAGCAAGAGGGGGATAAGAATTCAATGAAGAGGTGAAATGTTTAACTTGGAAGTTTATTTCATCAATAGAATATTTTCAAAAAATGGTCAGGAGCAAGCAAGCCCGATTTCCCTCATAGCAAAAGGGTTTGGCCTAAATGCTCCCCCTCCCTTTAGGGAAAGTCGGATCATCTGGGCCAAACCCTTGACATTCTGGATAAAATTCCGGGACTGTTCAATAGGTTTTATACCTATTGCTGTTGGTTCTTTCTGGTTTCGAGAATTTCTTTAATAGCCAGATTGGAGGCATCAAAACGAACAGAAGCGTCCGTATCCAAGGGAACAATCTGCTTTGCTTCGATACATTTTTCGCAGGCCATCATGGTATATCCCGGTTCATAATTATCCGCAAGCTTACCCTCAGGATAATAAGGGATTTGGTGGACTTCCCAGGCCAGGCAGGTTTCCCCGCATACATCACAATCTAATTCGGTGCGCAGCATGTCGGTTCCTTGGCCCTTCATCATCAGACCAATAGTGTATTTTACCACAAGGTTATTTTTAAGATCGCCCAGACTTTTTGACATTAAGTACTCCTCCTCTGATCATCGTCACTGTTATTCATTATACAGCATTTATATCGGAGATTCATCCGCCCCCTGCTTCAAATCGGCTTTAAAGCAGGGGTTAGCTATATAAAATATAATTCTCATAGGGATAAGTTTTTCCTATTGTGATGTATTCACAGTGACGGGACTAGGCAAACCGGTTCAGTGTACTTTGTTCATACCGGACAGACTAGAGGCTGCTTGAGCGCTGACGCTTGATAAGCTGGTTACCCACCCAGGCGGCTATTCCGCCTTTGATCAAATCGCCGGCGATGAAGGGAAGAAAGCCCATGGAGATGACCAGAGCCATAGTGGTGGATTGATGGAGGATAAAATGCATGACCAGATAAAAATAGGCTAAGCCGATCAGATATAAGACGATAATGCCGCCCAGAACGGCCAGTAGAGCGGATAGCAGACTTTGCCGGTTATAGAGTTTCCCCACCGTATAAGCGGCGGCGATATCCCCCAGCAGGTAACCGAAGGAGGGCTTCAGCACATAGCCGATGCCGCCAAAAGGAGCGCTGGCAAAGACAGGTAAACCCAGTAAACCGAGAAATACATAAACGATGACGGCTAAGCTCCCGTATTTGGGTCCTAGAATAAGGCCGGTTAGAAAGACAAAGACAGGGAGAACACTAAATGGGACCAAGGCTGGGGAAGCCCAGCGCATGATCATACCGGCCAAACATAAAAGAGCAGCCATAGCCGCGGTCTTGGCTAAATGTTGGGCATTCATGGGGCACCATCCTTTCCAGAAAGATATGTAAACTTGATTGATGAATTTAAGTTTACAATATGATATGATAACTGACAAGAGATTTTTTGCGCAGATTGGATTCCCCTGCCTTAGGGCGGAGTCACTATCGATAAATATTGGATAGGGTTAGATAGATAGGGAGTATGAAACTATGATGAAATCACTGGAGGGGAAAGCCATCAGCTTGGGCATAATTCAGGGGATTGATTTTTCACTCCGCCAAGGGGAAGTTATTGCCTTAATGGGGCCCAATGGAGCAGGTAAGTCCACCTTGGCCCGGCTTCTGGCCGGCTTGAATGAACCTGCTTCAGGGAAGCTTAACTTGCTTGAGGGTGGGCAGGAAATTCCCTGGACAAGGGTCCGGCGCTGGCAGGAGATTGGCATCATCGGTCAACATCCGCGGCGGCAGACCATCGGAGCAACGGTTGGGGAAGAGTTGGGCTTTGGGCTTTTGAATCTGGGATATGAAGTGAAGAAGGTCCAGGATATGGTCAGAGAACTGGCTTACCGGATGGGTCTTGAAGGTAAACTCCATCAATCCCCCGCCACCCTTTCCGGGGGAGAGCGGCAGCGCCTGGTGCTGGGGGCCATCCTTGCTCTTAATCCGGCTTTTCTTTTGCTGGATGAGGCTTTAAGCATGTTGGATAGACGGGCTCAGGAGGCTTGCCTGGAACTTTTGGAGGAAAAAGGGAAGCACATGGGGCAGCTTTGGATTACACACGATCCGCTGTTAGCGGAAAAAGCAGACCGCCTCTGGGTCATGAAGGAAGGGAAGCTGTCGACTATGGGAAGGCCGCAAACGGCACTCCGGGATGAAAGGTTTTGCCAGGAGTATGGGATTCGTGCTCCTTATTCGCCAAGTTATTCTCCGGGCTATTCTTCTGTTCGGGAGAAGATGGGGGAGAAGTATCAGGCGGAAAGCCCCTTTCTCCATGGAGATGGAAGAAAAGATACTTTAGAGTGGCGGGAAGCAGAGTATGGTCAACGGCTGCAACTTACAGAAAAAATCAAAGAAGGATGTTTTTTGGCTGTCTTAGGTCCTTCCGGAGCAGGAAAATCCACTCTGCTGGAAAGTGCCGTCGGGCTCATTCATCCTTCCCGGGGGAAGTTTTTGGCCTTTGGTCAAGAAGTGACCCGCCAAACTAAACAGTGGCAGAAAGCCCGCCTCCTCCTGCAAGAGCCTGGAGAATATATCATTGGCGGTACGGTTTATGATGAAGTGTTTTATCTTCAGAATAAAAAGGAGAGGAAAGCCGGCGCTCAGCGCAACATAGAATATCTGCAAGTCTTCGGAATACCTCCGGAAAAAGCCTTAGCCTACCCGGAATATTTAAGCGGAGGGGAGCGGCAGCGGGTGGCCTTAGCTGCAGCATTGGAATCTTTACCGGAAATTCTCTTGCTGGATGAACCCTTGTTGGGCTTGGACCTGGCGGGTAGGAGCATGATGCTGGAACTTTTGCAGGAGTTGAAAGGCAGAATGACCATCCTGTACATCACCCATGACTGGTCGGAGGTTCGTGAACTGGCGGATGAAGTGTGGCTGGTGGAAAAAGGGCGGATTACCTTCAAGCAACGGAGCAAAGACGGCGCTATGGAAATCGATGATCAGCAGCTTAAGGAGGCAGGGGTCCATTGTTAGAAAGAGGACTGTATCACCCTGGTGAAAGCATATTGCATAAGCTCGATCCGCGACTGAAAATCGGGAGTCTTGTTATTCTGGGGTTGTTAATGACTACAGTGAACTGGGGAGGGTTGCTCTGCCTGACCGGGGGGCTTTTTATCATGCTTGGCTACAGCCCTTTGCCCATTAAGGCCTTTCAATCCGTCATCAAGGCGGGAGTTGTATTAGGGCTTTTCTATACTTTAATTATGGGCTGGCATTGGCAAGAGGGGTGGTTCTTTTGGAAAGGGTACTGGTCTATGGCGGGAGTGCTTCAGGGACTGATGATGAGCTGGCGGATCCTGCTGGTTTTCCTCTTGACCCGAATGTTTTCTGCCTTTACCTTGCCCTCAGAGCAAGGGATAGGAATCGCTTTCTTTCTGGCGCCTTTTTACCGTATAACTCCTAAGGCGGCTGATTTTGCCCTCTTAATCACGTTGACTTTGCGCTTTATCCCTTTGTTGCTGGAGGAGGCTGCTTTGCTTTATAAAGCCCGTCTGGCTAAGGGGAATTTGCCTGGGCAATGGATCGGAAAGATCAAGGATCTAGCGGCCCTTTTACTCCCCTTGCTGCGCATTGCTTTGCGCCGGGCCGAGGAATTGGCGGAAAATCTCGTGGCCCGGGGCTATGTTTCCGGTGGTTACCGGGTCCTGGGAACCAAGGAATGGGAGAGCAAGGATAGCTGGGGAGCCGTGGTCCTAATCCTATGGAGTATTGGGACTTTAGTTATTGAACTTGGGTTAAAAATATGGTAAGGGGTTAGAGTTCAAGTGCCCACTGGTAACCCCCGCTATTTTCCGTTATGATAGTATATGGGAGTTAAGTAGATTTTTTCCGAGAAGGAAGCGGATTAATTAAGGGCTGGTCAGCCCAATTGAGCAGTGAGGAGCAGAGAGAATGAAATTAATTCGGGCAGGGGTCTTTTCTAATGGCTGCTTTGATTTTAAGCGGTTGCGCCAGTCAAAACTACCCCGAAAATGTGGTTGCTGTTATCAATGGCGAAACGATTACACAAGAAGAGATCGATGAAGCGATTAATGAAGGGAAACTGCACATTGATTTAACTGAAGCTTTGCGGTTGCTTAATGGAGAAAACAGTATGTCGCAAAGAGATGCCATGCTCCAAGCCTTTGGAGTTGATGAGGGAAATATGACATCAGGTCAGAAAAGGTTCTTTGAGGGTATTGAACGATCCTCCGCTAAGATACCGACTGCGAATGATGCCCTG is a window encoding:
- a CDS encoding ANTAR domain-containing response regulator, whose product is MSAGNVLIVCGKSEVAGSMESTLIKEGYHPVNCAHSANEARRQFFIVQPDLIIVSTPLPDEQGIDFVFDAYEKTSAGIIVMARPEQVSHMQDALESTGAMILPKPLNRLTLIQSARFALSVRSSLDQLRSERDNLKKRMDERKLIEQAKWLLVEKLNMSEPEAFRYIQKKAMDLRLPQLQIAEDIINEHA
- a CDS encoding monomeric [FeFe] hydrogenase, translated to MAQSEIMKIRRQVLKSALDWVSHDQNRKDRATLARQIIPDGTPRYRCCIHKERAVIEERLKAVLEPDEGPIVRVLKEGCNGCEMHRYSVTDHCQNCVGHFCFTNCPKKAILFINNKAFIDQTRCVECGLCARNCPYHAIIEYRRPCEDSCPTKAISVREDRIASIAEAHCTSCGKCIISCPFGAVAESSQLIHLFEAVRNPEHKIYAVIAPAFVGQFGRKVSPGQVKSALLKLGFQDVLEAALGADRTIELEAREYDERLAHGEEFMTSSCCPAYVSAVIKEKPDLFHHISSTLSPMAQVAHILKEKDPEAKIAFIGPCVAKKEEGKRPETKVDFVLTFEELMVWLDYAGINPAEESEQTLAGPSSYARGFAKAGGVAAALTAYLGQDSPPTYQTEGIQNSLKALETHVKNGDKGFLECMACEGGCINGPWTMIARPIAERALKEFVQSTAAQQ
- a CDS encoding biotin transporter BioY, with amino-acid sequence MNAQHLAKTAAMAALLCLAGMIMRWASPALVPFSVLPVFVFLTGLILGPKYGSLAVIVYVFLGLLGLPVFASAPFGGIGYVLKPSFGYLLGDIAAAYTVGKLYNRQSLLSALLAVLGGIIVLYLIGLAYFYLVMHFILHQSTTMALVISMGFLPFIAGDLIKGGIAAWVGNQLIKRQRSSSL
- a CDS encoding ABC transporter ATP-binding protein — encoded protein: MMKSLEGKAISLGIIQGIDFSLRQGEVIALMGPNGAGKSTLARLLAGLNEPASGKLNLLEGGQEIPWTRVRRWQEIGIIGQHPRRQTIGATVGEELGFGLLNLGYEVKKVQDMVRELAYRMGLEGKLHQSPATLSGGERQRLVLGAILALNPAFLLLDEALSMLDRRAQEACLELLEEKGKHMGQLWITHDPLLAEKADRLWVMKEGKLSTMGRPQTALRDERFCQEYGIRAPYSPSYSPGYSSVREKMGEKYQAESPFLHGDGRKDTLEWREAEYGQRLQLTEKIKEGCFLAVLGPSGAGKSTLLESAVGLIHPSRGKFLAFGQEVTRQTKQWQKARLLLQEPGEYIIGGTVYDEVFYLQNKKERKAGAQRNIEYLQVFGIPPEKALAYPEYLSGGERQRVALAAALESLPEILLLDEPLLGLDLAGRSMMLELLQELKGRMTILYITHDWSEVRELADEVWLVEKGRITFKQRSKDGAMEIDDQQLKEAGVHC
- a CDS encoding energy-coupling factor transporter transmembrane component T family protein; translation: MLERGLYHPGESILHKLDPRLKIGSLVILGLLMTTVNWGGLLCLTGGLFIMLGYSPLPIKAFQSVIKAGVVLGLFYTLIMGWHWQEGWFFWKGYWSMAGVLQGLMMSWRILLVFLLTRMFSAFTLPSEQGIGIAFFLAPFYRITPKAADFALLITLTLRFIPLLLEEAALLYKARLAKGNLPGQWIGKIKDLAALLLPLLRIALRRAEELAENLVARGYVSGGYRVLGTKEWESKDSWGAVVLILWSIGTLVIELGLKIW